The Clostridioides difficile genome has a segment encoding these proteins:
- a CDS encoding phosphoribosylaminoimidazolesuccinocarboxamide synthase, translating into MKKVYQGKTKDVFELDNGNCLLKFKDDVTGKDGVFDPGENTVGLSIDGIGKANLETSVKFFEILNNAGIKTHYVSANLEDATMEVLPAKVFGNGLEVICRYRAVGSFLRRYGSCVEEGAKLDCYVEATLKDDDRCDPLITSEGLEALNIMTQAQFDSMKSMTQKISNIVRDTIAEKGLELYDIKFEFGFHNNEVILIDEIASGNMRVYKDGVIVDPMDLTALLLAK; encoded by the coding sequence ATGAAAAAAGTGTATCAAGGAAAGACTAAAGATGTTTTTGAATTAGATAATGGAAATTGCTTACTTAAATTTAAGGATGATGTAACTGGCAAAGATGGTGTATTCGATCCAGGTGAAAATACTGTAGGGCTAAGCATAGATGGAATTGGTAAGGCTAATTTAGAGACATCTGTTAAGTTCTTTGAAATTCTAAACAATGCTGGAATTAAAACTCATTATGTAAGTGCTAATTTAGAAGATGCAACTATGGAAGTGTTACCAGCAAAAGTTTTTGGTAATGGATTAGAAGTTATTTGTCGTTATAGAGCTGTTGGTAGTTTCTTACGTCGTTATGGTTCATGTGTTGAAGAAGGAGCTAAGTTAGATTGTTATGTAGAAGCAACTTTAAAAGATGATGACCGTTGTGACCCACTTATAACATCTGAAGGTTTAGAAGCTTTAAATATTATGACTCAAGCTCAATTTGATTCAATGAAGAGTATGACTCAAAAAATTTCTAATATAGTTCGTGACACTATAGCTGAAAAAGGACTTGAACTTTATGATATTAAGTTTGAATTTGGATTCCACAATAACGAAGTAATATTAATAGATGAGATAGCATCTGGAAATATGCGTGTTT